The proteins below come from a single Halostagnicola larsenii XH-48 genomic window:
- a CDS encoding ribbon-helix-helix domain-containing protein, producing MDHDPTSRTSFGCPSDILEKLDEIADREDVSRSKKLRELVRREVEAKGDLEGPTPVLPDNERLSKAYRTLHDRAHAPYKNNPRVKLETAKNKLYSNETPKSAVLDEIIKPLENLGYLSVWPGNQHVWVIVPPMQYTDGEDIVESAEKATA from the coding sequence ATGGATCACGACCCGACGAGTCGAACTTCATTCGGGTGCCCATCGGATATTCTCGAAAAGCTCGATGAGATCGCCGACCGCGAGGATGTGAGCCGAAGTAAGAAGCTTCGCGAACTGGTTCGACGCGAGGTCGAAGCAAAAGGGGATCTTGAAGGACCAACACCAGTCCTTCCCGACAACGAGAGACTGTCGAAGGCCTACCGAACCCTTCACGATCGAGCCCATGCACCGTACAAAAACAACCCTCGAGTAAAACTCGAGACTGCGAAGAACAAACTCTATAGCAACGAGACGCCCAAGAGTGCAGTTCTCGATGAGATAATCAAACCGCTCGAGAATCTGGGGTACCTCTCTGTCTGGCCCGGAAATCAACACGTCTGGGTAATCGTCCCACCAATGCAGTACACCGATGGTGAGGATATCGTCGAGTCGGCAGAGAAAGCAACTGCCTGA